The proteins below are encoded in one region of Naumovozyma castellii chromosome 6, complete genome:
- the NCAS0F01080 gene encoding uncharacterized protein (ancestral locus Anc_5.526) has protein sequence MIDSHSKNYPDDIDDMWSWYLSNLQSGNFEALVNGSVRQQHLEAYFKSQFTSGNEGSKKILLSVPSMLCQEVSIKRLFLGSIFNEERLQYINVMEFSKSPKQTEKKHYLLTDALSGFNEAAFIESMEFNQTEENEQSVYIEGMEINKSISSICLWPQEETNMDLFYASNSMDHTMENEEEGAIILAFPSLLNNHSKLHNYVSHRTPATSEDISIDSEKYDDVDSYIHAMSLMRVNANCANQIQSPSEMMDESIDSLTESIISSDEIKEDDSKLTREENLRSASCNFHSNIPTQTFSYKSGQLRFVLHSLLIQNAQSKETFTAIRQRSSDPNTANILDEWLLYDSKFSLDNLEMGTLQDILLSNKGNSMLLLYKTILISK, from the coding sequence ATGATAGACTCTCATAGTAAAAACTACCctgatgatattgatgatatgTGGTCATGGTACCTATCAAATTTGCAATCAGGTAACTTTGAAGCCTTAGTGAATGGTTCGGTAAGGCAACAGCATTTAGAAGCTTACTTTAAATCTCAGTTTACATCTGGCAATGAGGGGTCAAAGAAAATCCTACTTTCAGTACCAAGCATGTTGTGCCAGGAGGTTTCAATTAAAAGATTATTCTTGGGGTCGATCTTCAACGAGGAAAGATTGCAATATATAAATGTTATGGagttttcaaaatcacCAAAACAGACTGAAAAGaaacattatttattaacaGACGCTTTAAGTGGCTTTAATGAAGCTGCATTTATTGAATCCATGGAATTTAATCaaactgaagaaaatgagCAATCAGTATATATCGAAGGAATGGAAATTAATAAGAGCATATCGAGCATATGTCTCTGGCCACAGGAAGAGACTAATATGGATTTATTTTATGCTAGTAATTCAATGGATCATACTATGGAAAACGAAGAGGAAGGCGCAATAATACTAGCGTTCCCTAGTCTATTAAACAACCATAGTAAACTTCATAATTATGTTTCCCATCGCACACCTGCAACGTCAGAAgatatttcaattgataGTGAAAAATACGATGACGTTGATTCTTATATCCATGCCATGTCTTTGATGCGAGTAAATGCAAACTGCGCAAACCAAATTCAATCACCTTCAGAAATGATGGATGAATCAATAGATAGTTTGACCGAAAGCATCATCTCATCAGATGAAATTAAGGAAGATGACTCTAAATTAACAAGAGAAGAGAATCTACGGAGTGCATCGTGCAACTTCCATTCAAATATACCAACACAGACTTTTTCTTATAAATCTGGACAACTACGGTTTGTATTACATTCCCTTCTTATTCAAAACGCACAAAGCAAAGAAACTTTCACAGCTATAAGGCAGAGGAGCAGTGATCCAAACACTGCTAACATTTTAGATGAATGGTTATTATATGATTCCAAGTTTTCATTGGATAATCTAGAAATGGGGACTCTTCAAGATATCttactttcaaataaaggaaattcaatgttattattatataaaaCTATTTTAATATCCAAGTAA
- the SIP1 gene encoding Sip1p (ancestral locus Anc_5.527), translating to MDMGNNPSSSEHTQKDKEEEEEEEAIKDTIILHNKHLDHLQDERKGSISSNLFTNKNSSKRHATSIMSQSKVTNDNIQNPPETVFFKKGYSISRSMQDDSDIKTEGQATVDSENIHEPMASLSLKTSMENDENRKSFSFMSPGPANPTVEQTKHDVTNKENSFEHRPSIVTLKQTLSGTKVTNDNNIDKLNKTISSSSNSQSVSTASSSSIANRTGSIDIPKENRYNFKDAMDTIPKQHSVHAYQHDYFTINDENARNGSDGRLSTSGDNSEPGVLQNVDIVLNQSFLKDAMKRDMKRKRTDTGASTATPDIEKPTEKKKPISATAAMMLKLYGDKNQMEKEEKKSSGSYSYADQYEHSTSQINLREVKKIKHIENDFVEDNFGISSPKEIKIQHIDDVKNAPPSSLSSSMSSSSFGPSSDEQTNDNVQVVLKWRDQIDNPKHCKISIVSDDISSAIPAKATKAGKLPMLFNPMIKEWYVPNLLLPPGIYRLKFSINGDLTHSNFLPTATDSMGNIVNWFEVLPGYDTVEPYRDEIIETTFHTNGSQGTLRDNNPTTIRSRRSSSFVSANGDLASMTPYSDYTGISRSNSALNSKRTSLVSLRGVGKLDLFTPMEPKKIEYSNEIPELFKISNSIEDEDDDEGDYGHNETLSPFEEPSFTNRVVDCNQDKLFSDLQKNGNIDAETAEMLFLNKYQVPDLPIYLNSSYLNKIFLQFQKQHNDPTPSANTASTIGITHIIPHVNLNHLLTSSIRDEIISVACTTRYQGKFITQVMYAPCNYGNPEIKSS from the coding sequence ATGGATATGGGTAATAATCCTTCCAGTTCCGAACACACGCAAAaggataaagaagaagaagaagaagaagaggcAATTAAAGATACGATTATACTTCATAATAAACATCTAGATCATCTGCAAGACGAAAGAAAGGGAAGCATATCATCCAACTTATTCACAAACAAAAATAGCTCGAAGAGACATGCAACTTCAATAATGTCTCAAAGTAAAGTTACTAATGACAATATTCAGAATCCACCAGAAACagtttttttcaagaaggGATACTCGATAAGTAGATCTATGCAAGATGATTCAGATATTAAAACAGAAGGGCAGGCAACAGTTGATTCGGAAAATATACATGAACCAATGGCATCTTTATCGTTGAAAACTTCAATGGAAAACGATGAAAATAGgaaatcattttccttcatGTCTCCTGGACCGGCCAATCCTACAGTGGAACAGACAAAGCATGATGTTACTAATAAAGAGAATTCATTTGAACATCGTCCAAGTATAGTCACTTTGAAACAAACGCTAAGTGGGACTAAGGTTACTAATGATAACAATATCGATAAACTGAACAAGAccatttcttcatcgtcCAATAGTCAATCTGTTTCAACagcatcttcatcgtcaaTTGCTAATAGAACTGGATCTATCGATATCCCAAAGGAAAACAGatataatttcaaagatgcCATGGACACGATACCTAAACAACATTCCGTTCATGCTTATCAACATGATTATTTCACAATAAATGATGAGAATGCTAGAAATGGTAGCGATGGAAGGTTATCAACTTCAGGTGATAATAGCGAACCAGGCGTGCTACAAAATGTAGATATTGTATTGAATCAGTCATTTCTTAAGGATGCAATGAAGCGTGAtatgaaaaggaaaagaacGGATACAGGAGCTTCCACTGCCACACCAGATATTGAGAAGCCCACcgaaaagaagaaaccgATCTCAGCGACAGCAGCAATGATGCTGAAACTATATGGTGATAAGAATCAAATGGAAaaggaagagaagaaaagtaGTGGTAGCTATTCATATGCTGATCAGTATGAACATTCTACTAGTCAAATTAACTTACGAGAGGTTAAAAAGATAAAACATAtagaaaatgattttgtGGAGGATAATTTTGGAATCTCTTCTCcaaaagaaatcaaaattcaaCATATTGATGATGTCAAAAATGCTCCTCCATCGtctttatcatcatccatGTCCTCAAGCTCATTTGGACCTTCATCAGATGAACAGACGAATGATAATGTTCAAGTAGTATTGAAATGGAGAGACCAGATTGACAACCCAAAACACTGTAAGATTTCTATTGTAAGTGATGACATTAGTTCTGCCATACCTGCTAAGGCAACAAAAGCAGGAAAATTACCAATGTTATTTAATCCTATGATAAAAGAGTGGTACGTACCTAATCTTCTTTTACCTCCTGGTATTTATAGattaaaattttccattaatGGAGATCTAAcacattcaaatttcttaccTACTGCAACTGACTCTATGGGTAATATTGTGAATTGGTTTGAAGTTCTACCAGGTTACGATACAGTGGAACCATATagagatgaaattattgaaaccaCATTCCATACAAATGGGAGCCAAGGTACTCTACGAGACAATAATCCTACCACAATTAGATCCCGAAGATCCTCTTCTTTCGTTAGTGCTAATGGAGATTTAGCATCAATGACTCCTTATTCAGATTATACAGGGATTAGTAGATCAAATTCTGCCCTCAACAGTAAAAGAACTTCCTTAGTTTCACTAAGGGGTGTTGGAAAActtgatttatttacaCCCATGGAACccaaaaaaatagaatattctaatgaaattccagaactatttaaaatttccaatagtattgaagatgaggacGACGACGAAGGTGATTATGGACATAATGAAACACTAAGTCCCTTTGAAGAACCAAGTTTTACCAATAGAGTTGTGGATTGTAACcaagataaattattttccGACCTTCAAAAAAATGGTAACATTGACGCTGAGACTGCAGAAATGTTATTCTTAAACAAATACCAAGTTCCAGACCTTCCGATTTATTTGAACTCAAGCTATCTAAATaagatttttcttcaatttcaaaaacaacATAATGACCCCACACCCTCTGCAAATACGGCATCTACGATTGGTATTACTCATATCATCCCACATGTCAATTTAAACCACCTTTTAACGAGCAGCATCAGAGACGAAATCATCAGTGTAGCATGTACGACTAGATACCAAGGAAAATTTATCACCCAGGTGATGTATGCTCCATGTAATTATGGAAATCCTGAGATAAAATCTTCGTAA
- the CAD1 gene encoding Cad1p (ancestral locus Anc_5.528), giving the protein MSTTDEQQQQQQQPVVVKRRVGRPGRKPLDTAAKNRRTAQNRAAQRAFRERKERKMKELEDKISDLERIKDNNEVESTFLRDYMMDLICDMQKYRPNNSTDSKVLKYLSLKKKNQPSMKATSIDSLIEMENKKTDEISKESPDSTLNNNANNNNNNNNNDTNQVPSPNESTGSHISSPDSQSLKHDEGLRLPSFSNKYDINSHDGGGITSSNWIDNIFDGDTAEGLPSFPASISSSSETPPVNANDNDHSHVDFTNNLLDHNMIFTNEFSFHNQFDDHPIIDLTTQQKPTQQQQQQAFVISNTWDSNSNGNSTDNDTQSLIGNNINNNNPLIDSNLAFPTDINENEVFVKQYQEYVSQQQPAEQDTITCPCQHADTGADDDDEEIECEFISRNLLNNESIPSILRDKTSIDGGMACNKYSKCSAIWKRFKTQKPKFSDDDIDSLCQELITKAKCSDEGTIVIRSRDVKNTLRKHF; this is encoded by the coding sequence ATGTCAACAACTGAcgaacaacaacaacaacaacaacagccAGTAGTGGTAAAGAGAAGGGTAGGTAGACCAGGTAGAAAACCACTAGATACAGCCGCCAAAAACAGAAGAACTGCTCAGAATAGAGCTGCTCAAAGAGCATTTAGGGAAAGGAAGGAACGGAAGATGAAGGAACTGGAAGATAAAATTTCTGACTTGGAAAGAATcaaagataataatgaagtaGAATCCACATTTTTAAGAGACTACATGATGGATCTAATCTGCGATATGCAGAAATATAGACCAAATAACTCTACAGATTCTAAAGTGTTGAAATAcctttctttgaaaaagaaaaaccaACCTTCCATGAAGGCTACCAGTATAGACTCACTGATcgaaatggaaaataaaaagacTGACGAAATATCGAAGGAATCTCCAGACTCTAccttgaataataatgctaataataataataataataataataatgatacaAATCAAGTACCCTCTCCAAATGAATCCACAGGTTCCCACATCTCATCACCTGATTCAcaatctttgaaacatGATGAAGGCCTTCGACTACCTTCATTTTCTAACAAATATGACATAAATTCACATGATGGTGGAGGCATTACCTCCTCTAATTGGATAGATAACATATTTGATGGAGATACAGCAGAGGGATTACCATCATTCCCTGCAAGTATATCGTCATCTTCCGAGACACCACCTGTCAATGCAAATGACAACGACCACAGTCACGTTGATTTTACTAACAATTTATTAGATCATAATATGATTTTTACAAATGAATTCAGTTTCCATAATCAATTCGATGATCATCCGATTATAGATCTAACAACACAACAAAAGCCaacacaacaacaacagcaacaagCATTTGTTATCTCAAATACATGggattcaaattcaaatggaaATTCCACTGATAATGATACTCAAAGTCTCATaggaaataatattaacaacaataatcCTCTCATCGATTCAAATTTGGCATTCCCTACCGATATTAACGAAAATGAAGTATTCGTCAAACAGTACCAGGAGTATGTATCTCAGCAACAACCAGCTGAACAGGACACTATTACATGCCCATGCCAGCATGCCGATACTGGTGccgatgatgatgatgaggaaatTGAATGCGAGTTCATATCGAGAAATCTACTTAATAACGAGTCCATTCCAAGTATACTCCGAGATAAAACATCAATCGATGGCGGTATGGCCTGTAATAAATACTCTAAATGTTCTgccatttggaaaagatttaAAACACAGAAACCAAAATTTAGTGACGATGATATAGATTCACTTTGTCAAGAACTAATTACCAAGGCAAAATGTTCCGATGAAGGAACCATTGTCATCAGATCCAGAGACGTTAAGAATACTCTCAGGAAACATTTTTAG
- the DYN2 gene encoding dynein light chain (ancestral locus Anc_5.532), with protein MNSESKPILKASDISDKLREEIFQITQQAISSNELERDMASTIKKQLDTQFGPTWHVIVGKNFGSYVTHEKGYFLYFYIGPLAFLVFKTA; from the exons ATGAACAGTGAAAGCAAAC CAATCCTTAAGGCATCTGATATT TCCGATAAACTAAGGGAAGAGATCTTCCAAATCACCCAACAAGCCATCTCATCCAATGAACTAGAGAGAGATATGGCTAGCACCATAAAGAAGCAACTAGATACACAATTTGGACCAACATGGCACGTTATTGTGGGTAAGAACTTTGGTAGTTACGTGACACACGAGAAGGGCTACTTCCTATACTTTTACATCGGTCCTCTTGCGTTCTTGGTGTTCAAGACAGCATAA
- the RPN9 gene encoding proteasome regulatory particle lid subunit RPN9 (ancestral locus Anc_5.534), which yields MSSHEIDTVLSTLRLEADPSLEQYFTLFETYYEQKLWHQLTQTLRKFYHEPASQLLRLRLYDTFIAKFYDKINQLDLVEFLLLSLKNYPNIDESLKYLNDLKLNFIQIDNEKQRNDGLKDHSHGCLLIDIEIARCYILQNDLIKSRDLLDKIESKFDWMDSIPLTLKNSFYSVNSQYYELKNDFNNFYYTSLLYLSTLDDKNDSSSSDYLTQEELKQCAYNLSIAALLGDKIYNFGELLQHPIMANIVNDTNYQWLFKLLNALTQGDFEVFDDLIKNDQNLRNVSVLLSHESFLRQKICLMTLVESVFAKNVRTLSFDDIAEATHLPKDDIEHLVMRAISLHLLNGSIDQVNEIVVITWVQPRIINFDQIDKMKNRLVEWDQQVKALGEKMEAKGKSIWV from the coding sequence ATGTCCTCCCATGAAATTGATACTGTCTTATCTACTCTGCGTCTAGAAGCTGACCCCTCGTTGGAACAGTATTTTACACTATTCGAAACATACTATGAACAAAAGCTATGGCATCAATTGACCCAGACTTTGCGCAAATTCTATCATGAACCAGCATCTCAATTGTTAAGACTAAGACTTTATGACACCTTTATTGCCAAATTCTACGATAAAATCAACCAACTCGATCTCGTAGAATTCCTACtattatcattgaaaaactaCCCAAATATTGACGAGTCCTTAAAGTATTTGAACGATTTGAAACtaaattttattcaaatcgATAATGAAAAGCAAAGAAACGATGGTCTCAAGGATCATTCCCATGGTTGTCTATTAATTGATATCGAAATTGCAAGATGTTacattttacaaaatgatTTGATAAAGAGTAGAGATCTATtggataaaattgaatccAAATTCGACTGGATGGATTCTATCCCATTAACCTTGAAAAATAGTTTTTATTCAGTTAATTCTCAATAttatgaattgaaaaatgacTTTAATAACTTTTACTATACAAGTCTTCTTTACCTTTCCACTTTAGATGACAAAAATGATTCTTCATCGTCTGATTATTTAACTCAAGAGGAATTAAAACAATGTGCATACAACTTATCCATCGCTGCATTATTAGGTGATAAGATCTATAATTTTGGTGAATTACTACAACATCCAATAATGGCTAATATCGTTAATGATACTAACTATCAATGgttatttaaattattaaatgctCTAACACAGGGtgattttgaagttttCGACGATTTGATTAAGAATGAtcaaaatttaagaaatgtATCAGTGTTATTAAGCCATGAATCTTTCCTTAGACAGAAAATTTGTTTGATGACCTTGGTGGAAAGTGTATTTGCTAAAAATGTTAGAACTTTATCATTTGATGACATTGCCGAGGCGACTCATTTACCAAAGGATGATATCGAACATTTAGTCATGAGAGCCATATCAttacatttattgaatGGATCCATTGATCaagttaatgaaattgtcGTCATTACTTGGGTTCAACcaagaattattaattttgatcaaattgacaagatgaaaaatagaTTGGTAGAATGGGATCAACAAGTAAAGGCATTAGGTGAAAAGATGGAAGCTAAGGGTAAATCTATTTGGGTTTGA
- the NCAS0F01130 gene encoding emp24/gp25L/p24 family protein (ancestral locus Anc_5.540), which produces MMKHTTFSLIITFFATLFITGVQGLRFDIPATSTPEPFCVRDFVSEGQLVVVNVNSDGSVGDGQVLNLVVRDSSGNEYRRKKDFAGDLRVGFTAPSSTSFDVCLDNVSQLKGRSMSRAIELDIESGSEARDWNEISASEKLRPIEIELRRIEELADEVVDELTYLKNREERLRDTNESTNDRVRNFSILVIVVLISLGVWQINYLRHYFKTKHIL; this is translated from the coding sequence ATGATGAAGCACAcaacattttctttgatCATTACATTTTTTGCCACCTTGTTCATTACTGGGGTACAGGGGTTACGTTTTGACATTCCTGCAACGTCTACCCCGGAACCATTCTGTGTTCGTGATTTTGTTAGTGAAGGTCAATTAGTTGTTGTTAATGTGAACTCAGATGGATCTGTGGGTGATGGACAAGTTTTGAATCTTGTTGTTCGTGATTCTTCTGGTAATGAATACCGtagaaagaaagattttgCAGGAGATCTTCGTGTTGGATTTACTGCTCCTTCAAGTACATCATTTGATGTCTGTTTGGATAATGTGTCCCAATTGAAAGGTAGATCTATGAGTAGAGCCATTGAGTTAGATATTGAAAGTGGGTCAGAAGCTCGTGATTGGAATGAAATTAGTGCTAGTGAAAAACTAAGGcctattgaaattgaattaagaagaattgaagaactagctgatgaagttgttgatgaattaaCTTACTTGAAAAATAGAGAGGAGAGATTAAGGGATACCAACGAATCTACTAATGATCGTGTTAGAAATTTTTCCATATTGGTCATTGTTGTTTTAATATCACTTGGTGTGTGGcaaattaattatttgaGACATTATTTTAAGACTAAGCatattctttga
- the CYM1 gene encoding pitrilysin family metalloprotease (ancestral locus Anc_5.541) produces the protein MLRFQRFASTYAQAKVLRKYPVGGVFHGYEVKRVLAVPELKLTAVDLVHDQTGAEHLHIDRDDKNNVFSISFKTNPPNSTGVPHVLEHTTLCGSKKYPVRDPFFKMLNKSLANFMNAMTGHDYTFFPFATTNAKDFNNLRDVYLDATLNPLLKQEDFYQEGWRLEHDTVTDVTTPIVFKGVVYNEMKGQVSNANYYFWSKYQEGIYPSLNNSGGDPTKITNLKYEDLIEFHNKNYHPSNCRTFTYGNLPLEETLKRLNEDFIGYGKRKVSDQVLYPIKLEKDRTLSMKGQIDPMLPPERQLKSSMTWICGSPADYYETFLLKIISNMLLDGHSSEFYQALIESSVGFEFSVNTGLESTTQANLFTIGVQGIENEKVFEEVVRKVFQDVMKKPFERKRIDAIIHQLELGKKDQKSDFGMQILYSILPGWSNKLDPFDSLSIDETLTRFKEDLDKKGDHLFHDLIEKYILDKPCFKFSMRGSEDFSEMLEAEEKTRLADKVSKLNTEDEKVIYDRGIVLQEMQQKKEDVSCLPSLQIEDIPRIGEKYDVKKNANIKYRMTDTNDITYIRAKRSLNNIIPFELYPYLPLFADSLTSLGTATESYSDIEDSMKLYTGGVSAHINTSADPISLQPHLYFGFDGWSLNSKSEHIFEIWEKLLLNTDFKRNSDKLKTLIRLQATSNTSSVAESGHLYARGYAAASLDVTKSINEKLNGIEQLQLINKLNMMLEDEEIFQKEVVDKLIRIQKLIINSQGLEFFVTTDTEHQGGIIQTQVSNFIAKMPHKSPQEVSDNTLNFPLIPSTSGISTLINFPFQVHYASECLRGVSYTHNDGAPLQILSNLLTFKYLHREIREKGGAYGGGASYDALSGIFGYYSYRDPQPLRSLKTFKSSAEYVLNNAQWTKTELDDAKLTIFQQIDAPTSRKGEGVTEFLTNVTEEMRQTRREQLLDTRLSDIERVAQEYLLNKEGVSAVVGPVIEGETMEPKWNIKNL, from the coding sequence ATGTTAAGATTTCAACGATTTGCCTCGACGTATGCACAGGCAAAAGTTTTAAGGAAGTATCCTGTGGGAGGTGTATTCCATGGGTATGAAGTGAAAAGGGTCCTTGCAGTAccagaattgaaattaacaGCTGTTGATTTAGTACATGATCAAACTGGTGCAGAGCATCTCCATATTGATAGAGACGACAAAAATAATGTTTTCAGTATCAGTTTCAAAACGAATCCACCTAATTCCACCGGTGTCCCTCATGTCCTCGAACATACCACATTATGTGGCTCAAAGAAATATCCTGTGAGGGACCCCTTCTTCAAAATGCTTAATAAATCTTTGGCAAATTTTATGAATGCTATGACAGGTCATGATTATACTTTTTTCCCCTTTGCTACTACTAATGCTAAGGACTTCAATAATCTAAGGGATGTTTATCTTGATGCTACATTGAACCCACTTTTGAAGCAGGAAGATTTTTATCAAGAAGGTTGGAGGTTAGAGCATGATACTGTAACTGATGTAACTACTCCGATCGTTTTTAAAGGCGTGGTCTACAATGAAATGAAAGGACAGGTCTCCAATGCTAACTATTACTTTTGGAGTAAGTACCAGGAAGGAATATACCCgtctttaaataattcaggAGGTGACCCAACTAAGATaaccaatttgaaatacGAGGATCTAATAGAATTTCATAACAAAAATTATCATCCCTCTAATTGTAGGACATTTACATATGGAAATTTGCCCTTGGAGGAAACATTGAAACGATTAAATGAAGATTTCATAGGATACGGTAAAAGAAAAGTTTCGGACCAAGTGCTTTATCCAATTAAACTGGAGAAGGATAGAACTCTGTCGATGAAGGGTCAGATAGATCCAATGTTACCTCCAGAAAGGCAGCTCAAGAGCTCAATGACCTGGATCTGCGGTTCGCCAGCTGATTATTATGAAACATTCCTTCTTAAGATTATCAGTAATATGCTACTCGACGGACATTCATCTGAATTTTATCAAGCTTTAATCGAATCTAGTGttggatttgaattttccGTAAACACTGGTCTCGAATCTACCACGCAGGCTAACCTATTTACTATCGGTGTACAAGGTATTGAAAACGAAAAagtatttgaagaagttgttAGGAAAGTTTTCCAAGACGTGATGAAGAAGCCATTCGAACGCAAGAGAATAGATGCAATTATCCATCAGCTAGAGCTGGGGAAAAAGGACCAAAAATCAGATTTTGGTATGCAAATCCTGTATTCTATCTTACCAGGTTGGTCTAATAAATTAGATCCCTTTGATTCGTTATCTATCGACGAAACGTTAACACGATTCAAAGAAGACTTGGATAAGAAGGGAGATCATCTATTTCATGATTTGATAGAAAAGTATATTCTTGATAAACcatgtttcaaattttcgATGAGAGGGTCAGAAGACTTTTCTGAAATGTTAGAAGCAGAGGAGAAGACTCGTCTAGCAGATAAAGTATCGAAATTAAATACAGAGGACGAAAAAGTCATTTATGACAGAGGGATAGTTTTGCAAGAAATGCaacaaaagaaggaagatgTTTCATGTCTACCAAGTTTGCAAATTGAAGACATTCCAAGAATTGGGGAAAAATATGACGTTAAGAAAAATGCCAATATTAAATACCGTATGACAGATACGAATGACATTACGTATATAAGAGCCAAGAGATCTTTAAACAACATAATCCCATTTGAACTATATCCTTATCTTCCTCTATTCGCGGACTCGTTGACTAGCTTGGGGACAGCTACTGAGTCGTACAGtgatattgaagattcCATGAAGTTATACACTGGTGGTGTGTCGGCACATATTAACACTTCAGCAGATCCCATTTCATTACAACCTCATTTGTATTTTGGGTTTGATGGATGGTCActtaattccaaatcagaacatatctttgaaatatgggagaaattattattgaatacAGATTTCAAGAGAAATAGCGATAAGTTAAAGACCTTAATTAGGCTACAAGCAACATCAAATACTTCCTCTGTGGCTGAGTCAGGTCACCTTTATGCACGTGGTTATGCTGCAGCTTCGCTGGACGTTACCAAGTCAATCAATGAGAAACTAAATGGTATTGAACAATTGCAATTAATcaacaaattaaatatgATGCTAGAAGACGAAGAGATATTTCAAAAGGAAGTGGtggataaattaattagaattcaaaaattgattataaATTCTCAAGGGCTAGAATTTTTTGTTACCACAGATACCGAGCATCAAGGTGGTATAATTCAAACACAAGTTTCGAACTTTATTGCCAAGATGCCTCACAAATCCCCCCAAGAGGTTTCTGATAATACATTGAACTTTCCTCTGATTCCTTCTACGAGTGGTATCTCGACGTTGATCAATTTCCCCTTCCAAGTTCATTATGCATCAGAATGTCTAAGAGGTGTTTCTTATACACATAATGACGGAGCCCCATTACAAATTCTTTCGAATCTATTAACATTTAAATACTTACATCGTGAAATCAGAGAGAAAGGGGGTGCATATGGCGGTGGAGCATCATATGATGCACTTTCTGGTATCTTTGGATATTATTCATATAGGGATCCTCAACCATTAAGATCTTTGAAGACATTTAAGAGTAGTGCAGAATACGTGTTGAATAATGCGCAATGGACAAAGACGGAACTAGATGATGCCAAATTGACTATTTTCCAGCAGATTGATGCTCCAACGAGCCGTAAGGGAGAAGGTGTTACAGAATTCTTAACTAATGTTACAGAGGAAATGAGACAAACTAGAAGGGAACAGTTATTGGATACTAGATTGTCGGATATTGAGAGAGTTGCTCAGGAATACTTGCTGAACAAAGAAGGTGTTAGTGCTGTTGTTGGACCAGTCATTGAAGGTGAGACAATGGAACCCAAGTGGAATATTAAGAACTTGTAG